In Streptomyces dangxiongensis, one DNA window encodes the following:
- a CDS encoding radical SAM protein — protein MRLKEKFRAAMTAMAADGDRLPFLVNDMVIEEQLCHMRCSYCLTEEYNLLMNVPDARLRLTTDRRQDWHEILDLYHEHVDAPILRLSGGEFFWLKGSTEFVEEASRRYETVQVITNGVFLNERRVEALAALGNVQLNISLDGHTLELNRHRLPPKQAKLHDVIMRGLDTAAKAGLKIDIQSVLTDANYHGQLQFAEFLRDRYAGRATLYFFPVRGETAERMGPPAGDHLVPLVERYDEFSSVLPPRAYVEHMADQLRTNVRTMGCFVTATMAQLFGQGEVSACPHAWVKPMGNLAENRTLLLDQYGSHQHYDLFMHDRPRFAFCKTCATPSDVINLYFLDRVTDEEIGRTHLYSGERSQARLRMMKQAFRPVISGDGGPEAGAARQTVSPSTHTETA, from the coding sequence ATGCGCCTTAAGGAAAAGTTCCGCGCCGCGATGACCGCCATGGCGGCAGACGGCGACCGCCTGCCCTTCCTGGTGAACGACATGGTGATCGAGGAGCAGCTCTGCCATATGCGCTGCTCCTACTGCCTCACCGAGGAATACAACCTCCTCATGAACGTCCCGGACGCCCGGCTCCGGCTCACCACCGACCGGCGCCAGGACTGGCACGAGATACTCGACCTCTACCACGAACACGTGGACGCCCCCATTCTGCGGCTTTCCGGCGGTGAGTTCTTCTGGCTGAAGGGATCGACGGAATTCGTCGAGGAGGCGAGCCGCCGCTACGAGACGGTCCAGGTCATCACCAACGGCGTTTTCCTGAACGAGCGGCGCGTCGAGGCGCTGGCCGCCCTGGGCAACGTACAGCTCAACATCTCGCTGGACGGCCACACGCTGGAACTGAACCGGCATCGGCTGCCGCCCAAACAGGCCAAGCTGCACGACGTCATCATGCGCGGCCTCGACACCGCCGCGAAGGCCGGACTGAAGATCGACATCCAGTCCGTCCTCACCGACGCCAACTACCACGGGCAGCTTCAGTTCGCCGAGTTCCTGCGGGACCGGTACGCCGGCCGGGCCACCCTCTACTTCTTCCCGGTCCGCGGCGAGACCGCCGAGCGGATGGGCCCGCCGGCCGGCGACCACCTGGTGCCCCTGGTCGAGCGGTACGACGAGTTCAGCTCCGTGCTGCCGCCGCGGGCCTATGTCGAGCACATGGCCGACCAGCTACGCACCAACGTGCGCACCATGGGCTGCTTCGTCACCGCGACGATGGCCCAGTTGTTCGGCCAGGGCGAGGTGTCGGCCTGCCCGCACGCCTGGGTCAAGCCGATGGGCAACCTGGCGGAGAACCGTACGCTCCTGCTCGATCAGTACGGCTCCCACCAGCACTACGACCTGTTCATGCACGACCGGCCGCGCTTCGCCTTCTGCAAGACGTGCGCGACGCCGTCGGACGTGATCAACCTCTACTTCCTGGACCGTGTCACCGACGAGGAGATCGGCCGCACCCACCTGTACTCGGGCGAGCGCTCACAGGCCCGGCTGCGCATGATGAAGCAGGCGTTCCGGCCCGTGATCAGCGGCGACGGCGGCCCGGAGGCGGGCGCGGCCCGTCAGACGGTCAGCCCCTCCACGCACACCGAGACGGCGTAG
- a CDS encoding Gfo/Idh/MocA family protein, whose amino-acid sequence MTLRYGVVGCGRVFQRFHLPEVTRHEDVELVAVCDADEAGARKVLGPAADGVLVTTDLTEFLGAGRPDVVAVCTPNDAHTGPVLAALAAGAHVLCEKPLAADLDEARRLAAADFAGRLSVNLPYRFHELVPVFRDALPGDLHEVTLTFTTAGQRLWRPVTNWYGDPRRAGGGALLDLGAHALDLLGAVFGGPAEAVGCRVDRQGAEERVVAEVKLPAGPATVRIDRASRTLGLGVEAVGADGESVVLDLKRGEVRGAAGVVTASERQPELAAIRGFLDAVTGRAGGRTVPAAEALAVQELIARLYAVSVCVEGLTV is encoded by the coding sequence ATGACCCTGCGTTACGGTGTGGTCGGCTGCGGCCGGGTCTTCCAGCGGTTCCACCTGCCCGAGGTGACCCGGCACGAGGACGTCGAGCTGGTGGCCGTGTGCGACGCGGACGAGGCCGGCGCCCGCAAGGTGCTCGGTCCGGCCGCCGACGGGGTGCTGGTCACCACCGACCTGACGGAGTTCCTCGGCGCGGGCCGGCCCGACGTGGTCGCCGTGTGCACCCCGAACGACGCGCACACCGGGCCGGTGCTGGCCGCCCTGGCCGCCGGGGCCCACGTCCTGTGCGAGAAGCCGCTCGCCGCGGACCTCGACGAGGCCCGGCGGCTGGCCGCGGCCGATTTCGCCGGCCGGCTGTCGGTCAACCTGCCCTACCGCTTCCACGAGCTGGTGCCGGTCTTCCGCGACGCGCTCCCCGGCGACCTGCACGAGGTCACCCTGACCTTCACCACGGCCGGTCAGCGCCTGTGGCGTCCGGTGACGAACTGGTACGGCGACCCGCGACGGGCCGGTGGCGGGGCGCTGCTGGACCTCGGCGCGCACGCGCTGGACCTGCTGGGCGCGGTGTTCGGCGGGCCGGCGGAGGCGGTCGGCTGCCGGGTGGACCGGCAGGGCGCGGAGGAGCGGGTGGTCGCCGAGGTGAAGCTGCCCGCGGGGCCGGCGACCGTGCGGATCGACCGGGCGAGCCGGACCCTCGGGCTGGGTGTCGAGGCGGTCGGCGCCGACGGGGAGAGCGTGGTGCTCGACCTGAAGCGGGGGGAGGTCCGCGGCGCCGCCGGAGTGGTCACGGCGAGCGAACGGCAGCCGGAGCTGGCCGCGATCCGCGGCTTCCTGGACGCGGTCACGGGCCGGGCCGGCGGCCGGACGGTACCGGCCGCCGAGGCGCTGGCGGTGCAGGAGCTGATCGCGCGGCTCTACGCCGTCTCGGTGTGCGTGGAGGGGCTGACCGTCTGA
- a CDS encoding B12-binding domain-containing radical SAM protein codes for MTDVVLLTPREINTGSASLNNQNVAITDEEYVRLDPALRAFYEKVRENLGLACITGYLRHAGHTVTSLNLHGRAPSDEAVIELIRREKPRFVGISIMYDLHIIDAIRLIRCARAADPGVFIAIGGAFCTYNAKLIAERVPEADCVAFGEGELTVVGLVDRLTAGTDWRETPGIYYRDGDRVRTSGMPVLPDLAHLVWPARDVLETHRAAGIATPVASTFTSRGCHAKCTFCYAPRQPGVVDGFWRLRPPGDVVDEIEYLQREFGTRFIWFNDDNFGGAFSDGFAHAVEFAEEVLRRGLKFQFHCEFRVDSGLIDHEALGLLRRAGLASALLGIESGSPGMLRRFKKGTTVAYNLDAARMFKREGLGLDPGWIMIEPKTSLDELWENLGFIVAARIHETDNPFFLVNRAIALRGTEMYDRIEEPLAPADIAGKEGDAFDILRTARRDYRVPDPRVEALWGAWSAIGEEISDWKENVLPFLAQDLAVAARRLRGTPAATAEDGPRALLSRLRAWRNGLPELFLTFVNFGLVLAETDPPDLAERLDAELRAVVAEYDGEHLGVPFAEFKGRVDAVRAPETVGAGAAR; via the coding sequence ATGACCGATGTCGTTCTGTTGACTCCGCGGGAGATCAACACAGGCAGTGCCAGTCTGAACAACCAGAACGTGGCGATCACCGACGAGGAGTACGTCCGGCTGGACCCGGCCCTGCGCGCCTTCTACGAGAAGGTGCGGGAGAACCTGGGGCTCGCCTGCATCACGGGGTACCTGCGACACGCCGGACACACCGTCACCTCGCTGAACCTGCACGGCCGCGCGCCCAGCGACGAGGCGGTCATCGAGCTGATCCGCCGCGAGAAACCCCGCTTCGTGGGCATCAGCATCATGTACGACCTGCACATCATCGACGCCATCCGGCTCATCAGGTGCGCCCGCGCCGCCGACCCCGGCGTGTTCATAGCCATCGGCGGCGCCTTCTGCACCTACAACGCCAAGCTCATCGCCGAGCGGGTGCCCGAGGCCGACTGTGTCGCCTTCGGTGAGGGCGAGCTGACGGTCGTCGGCCTGGTGGACCGGCTGACGGCGGGCACCGACTGGCGCGAGACACCCGGGATCTACTACCGCGACGGCGACCGGGTACGCACCAGCGGCATGCCGGTCCTGCCGGACCTCGCCCACCTGGTCTGGCCGGCCCGGGACGTCCTTGAGACCCACCGGGCGGCCGGTATCGCGACCCCCGTGGCCTCCACGTTCACCAGCCGCGGCTGCCACGCCAAGTGCACCTTCTGCTACGCCCCGCGCCAGCCCGGAGTCGTCGACGGCTTCTGGCGGCTGCGCCCGCCCGGTGACGTGGTCGACGAGATCGAGTACCTGCAACGGGAGTTCGGCACCCGCTTCATCTGGTTCAACGACGACAACTTCGGCGGCGCGTTCAGCGACGGCTTCGCGCACGCCGTGGAGTTCGCCGAGGAAGTGCTGCGGCGCGGGCTGAAGTTCCAGTTCCACTGCGAGTTCCGGGTGGACTCCGGACTGATCGACCACGAGGCGCTCGGACTGCTGCGCCGGGCCGGGCTCGCCTCGGCGCTGCTGGGCATCGAGTCGGGATCGCCCGGCATGCTGCGGCGGTTCAAGAAAGGCACGACCGTCGCGTACAACCTCGACGCGGCCCGGATGTTCAAGCGCGAGGGCCTCGGCCTCGACCCCGGCTGGATCATGATCGAGCCCAAGACCTCCCTGGACGAACTGTGGGAGAACCTGGGCTTCATCGTGGCGGCCCGCATCCACGAGACCGACAACCCGTTCTTCCTCGTCAACCGCGCCATCGCCCTGCGCGGCACGGAGATGTACGACCGGATCGAGGAGCCGCTGGCCCCGGCGGACATCGCCGGCAAGGAGGGCGACGCCTTCGACATCCTGCGCACGGCCCGCCGTGACTACCGCGTGCCCGACCCACGGGTGGAGGCGCTGTGGGGGGCGTGGAGCGCGATCGGCGAGGAGATCAGCGACTGGAAGGAGAACGTCCTTCCCTTCCTCGCCCAGGACCTCGCCGTGGCCGCCCGCCGGCTGCGCGGCACGCCGGCGGCCACCGCCGAGGACGGCCCGCGTGCCCTGCTGAGCCGGCTGCGGGCCTGGCGCAACGGACTGCCCGAGCTGTTCCTGACGTTCGTCAACTTCGGTCTGGTGCTGGCGGAGACGGACCCGCCGGATCTCGCCGAGCGCCTCGACGCGGAGCTGCGCGCGGTCGTGGCGGAGTACGACGGCGAGCACCTGGGAGTGCCGTTCGCCGAGTTCAAGGGCCGCGTGGACGCCGTCCGCGCGCCGGAGACCGTCGGAGCGGGGGCCGCGCGATGA
- a CDS encoding 4'-phosphopantetheinyl transferase family protein, translating to MTGAQDATRPVQVWWARLSGDRPRLRRLLDPVETARYEATVDPLGRQQFLVGCALSRLVLGRLLGMPAARVPLRRVCPRCGGPHGKPALDPAADPPDGLRFSVSHSGPTVGLAVCRGADIGLDVERADDPPDVDLVAPRVLSAAELAVLHALEPADRTAALLRYWTRKEAVLKALGTGLRLPLRRLEVSSPGGPARVERWQDRPALVPDLRLADLVVEEGHPATVCVTGGARPLITQEDAHALLLGAD from the coding sequence GTGACCGGCGCCCAGGACGCCACGCGGCCCGTCCAGGTGTGGTGGGCCCGGCTGTCCGGCGACCGGCCGCGACTGCGCCGACTGCTCGACCCGGTGGAGACCGCCCGCTACGAGGCGACCGTCGACCCGCTGGGCCGGCAGCAGTTCCTGGTCGGCTGCGCGCTGAGCCGGCTGGTGCTCGGCCGCCTCCTCGGCATGCCGGCCGCCCGGGTGCCGCTGCGCCGGGTCTGCCCGCGCTGCGGCGGCCCGCACGGCAAGCCCGCCCTGGACCCGGCGGCGGACCCGCCGGACGGCCTGCGCTTCTCGGTCAGCCACAGCGGGCCCACCGTGGGCCTGGCCGTGTGCCGGGGCGCGGACATCGGGCTGGACGTGGAGCGGGCCGACGACCCGCCCGACGTGGACCTGGTGGCGCCACGCGTCCTGTCCGCGGCCGAACTCGCCGTGCTGCACGCCCTGGAGCCCGCCGACCGGACCGCCGCCCTGCTGCGGTACTGGACCCGCAAGGAGGCGGTGCTCAAGGCCCTGGGCACCGGACTGCGGCTGCCACTGCGCCGCCTGGAGGTGTCATCGCCCGGCGGCCCGGCCCGGGTCGAGCGGTGGCAGGACCGGCCCGCACTCGTGCCGGACCTGCGGCTGGCGGACCTCGTCGTGGAGGAAGGGCATCCCGCGACCGTGTGCGTGACCGGCGGTGCACGACCCCTGATCACCCAAGAGGACGCGCACGCACTGCTGTTGGGGGCGGACTAG
- a CDS encoding helix-turn-helix domain-containing protein → MYVLSWGLEPADLSALEEACEQAGLPLEAPAVDAGGPAGHRRDDLLVAFTGAHGPADPREITRDGAYVVTVQSAPDAAGTLRAVRAGSSFLMASPLREERLRSFLTYLRDVAAPTATQVLDLDDSGLLATPSASVRLTGAEAKALRALADRSARIVARPELLRLTGEDPRDLVEALRARFREIGSGAQILKVPHMGFRLVGEVRTTTAAPR, encoded by the coding sequence ATGTACGTACTGTCCTGGGGGCTCGAACCGGCCGACCTCTCCGCTCTGGAGGAGGCCTGCGAGCAGGCGGGACTCCCCCTGGAGGCACCGGCCGTGGACGCCGGCGGCCCGGCCGGTCACCGCCGCGACGACCTGCTGGTCGCGTTCACCGGCGCACACGGGCCCGCCGACCCGCGGGAGATCACCCGCGACGGCGCCTACGTCGTCACGGTGCAGAGCGCCCCGGACGCCGCCGGCACCCTGCGGGCCGTACGGGCGGGGTCGAGCTTCCTGATGGCCTCCCCCCTGCGCGAGGAGCGGCTGCGCTCCTTCCTGACCTATCTGCGGGACGTCGCCGCGCCCACCGCCACCCAGGTGCTGGACCTCGACGACTCGGGGCTCCTCGCCACGCCGTCCGCCTCCGTGCGGCTGACCGGGGCGGAGGCGAAGGCCCTGCGCGCGCTCGCCGACCGGTCCGCGCGCATCGTCGCCCGGCCCGAACTGCTGCGGCTCACCGGTGAGGACCCCCGCGACCTGGTGGAGGCCCTGCGCGCGCGGTTCCGGGAGATCGGATCGGGCGCCCAGATCCTGAAGGTGCCGCACATGGGGTTCCGGCTGGTCGGCGAGGTGCGCACCACGACCGCCGCCCCCCGGTGA
- a CDS encoding PIG-L deacetylase family protein, whose protein sequence is MPQRPATPPSRRSTKALAPSDRPTGLPHLVLDGASVRFLGEPVDTGLFPADGARLWRACDGTRPLSSFDAGDQELITRWYGAGLLVVAPAAPLRPAAPGLPPVIVSPHPDDAQLALGGLLHRSGGRVVDVFSHETWTRRPYYQERPELASRTLIEEERVACRVLDTSLTLLGHVDGEARAAWADGFLLQDDAAARVRAAEPELLDRVTADLARELAGEHLVLVPLAVGGHVDHVLAREAVRRLVTEGELAAERVAFYEDMPYSLFADPGTASARLSVEWDGPLAPVPVPLDERAVEAKQEALWPYRLQVLEATSRRIVRYGKNLAARLPEAEPAASVERLWAPAAALDAVRRLAQTVSGRAAR, encoded by the coding sequence ATGCCGCAGCGCCCTGCCACACCGCCGTCCCGGCGGTCGACGAAGGCACTCGCACCGTCCGACCGGCCAACGGGCCTGCCGCACCTTGTTCTTGACGGCGCGTCGGTGCGCTTCCTGGGCGAGCCGGTCGACACCGGTCTGTTCCCCGCGGACGGCGCGCGGCTGTGGCGCGCGTGCGACGGAACGCGTCCGCTGTCGTCCTTCGACGCCGGGGACCAGGAGCTGATCACCCGCTGGTACGGGGCCGGCCTGCTGGTCGTCGCGCCGGCGGCGCCCCTACGGCCCGCGGCTCCCGGCCTCCCCCCGGTCATCGTCTCCCCGCACCCCGACGACGCCCAACTGGCCCTGGGCGGGCTGCTGCACCGGTCCGGCGGACGCGTGGTGGACGTGTTCTCGCACGAGACGTGGACCCGGCGGCCCTACTACCAGGAACGGCCCGAGCTGGCCTCCCGGACGCTGATCGAGGAGGAGCGCGTCGCCTGCCGGGTGCTGGACACCTCGCTGACCCTGCTCGGACATGTCGACGGTGAGGCCCGGGCGGCCTGGGCCGACGGCTTCCTCCTCCAGGACGACGCGGCGGCCCGGGTGCGTGCCGCGGAGCCCGAGCTGCTGGACCGGGTCACCGCGGACCTCGCCCGGGAACTGGCCGGCGAGCATCTGGTGCTCGTGCCGCTCGCGGTGGGCGGCCATGTCGACCACGTCCTGGCCCGGGAGGCGGTCCGCCGGCTCGTGACCGAGGGGGAACTGGCCGCGGAACGCGTGGCGTTCTACGAGGACATGCCGTACTCGCTCTTCGCCGACCCGGGGACGGCGTCGGCGCGGCTGTCCGTGGAGTGGGACGGACCTTTGGCCCCCGTGCCCGTGCCCCTGGACGAGCGGGCGGTCGAGGCGAAGCAGGAGGCGCTGTGGCCGTACCGGCTCCAGGTCCTGGAGGCGACCAGCCGCCGGATCGTCCGGTACGGCAAGAACCTCGCGGCCCGGCTGCCGGAGGCGGAGCCGGCCGCGTCCGTGGAACGCCTGTGGGCGCCGGCGGCCGCCCTGGACGCGGTGCGCCGGCTCGCACAGACGGTTTCCGGCCGGGCAGCGCGCTGA
- a CDS encoding alpha/beta fold hydrolase, with translation MRLHTRRWGAGARTAVLVHGIMADHRTWDPLVPVLTGHGYRVVAVDLRGHGRSPRGSYSPEDFADDLVDTLDAGPELMLGHSLGALALALAVGRLRPGRAVYSEPAWRLGGPDGTLDPAAFAAFKRVPRLLMNTFRPEWDEDRVAAELAALTAWDESSAHALSAYRRVDHTPDRPLVPSLVQAADPSSLISPPHRRELRDRGFAVRTLPDVGHSPHRDHFDAFVESLEGWL, from the coding sequence ATGCGGCTGCACACCCGGCGGTGGGGTGCGGGCGCCCGGACCGCGGTGCTGGTGCACGGCATCATGGCGGACCACCGCACCTGGGATCCGCTGGTACCGGTGCTGACCGGGCACGGCTACCGGGTCGTCGCCGTCGACCTGCGCGGTCACGGCCGCAGCCCGCGCGGGTCCTACTCCCCGGAGGACTTCGCCGACGACCTGGTGGACACGCTGGACGCGGGTCCCGAGCTGATGCTCGGTCACTCGCTGGGCGCCCTGGCGCTGGCGCTCGCGGTGGGACGGCTGAGGCCCGGCCGGGCCGTGTACTCGGAGCCCGCCTGGCGGCTCGGCGGACCCGACGGCACCCTGGACCCGGCGGCCTTCGCGGCGTTCAAGCGCGTTCCCCGGCTGCTGATGAACACGTTCCGGCCGGAGTGGGACGAGGACCGGGTCGCGGCCGAACTGGCGGCGCTCACGGCGTGGGACGAGTCATCGGCCCACGCGCTCTCCGCGTACCGGCGCGTCGATCACACCCCGGACCGGCCGCTGGTGCCCTCACTGGTCCAGGCGGCCGACCCCAGCTCGCTCATCAGCCCACCGCACCGACGGGAGTTGCGGGACCGGGGTTTCGCGGTGCGCACGCTGCCGGACGTCGGCCACTCCCCCCACCGCGATCACTTCGACGCGTTCGTGGAGTCACTGGAGGGCTGGCTGTAG
- a CDS encoding DUF3073 family protein, whose protein sequence is MGRGRARAKQAKIARELKYRAPSTDLRALQQELASADDDPRPASADILIDEDDTDERERPLDPQ, encoded by the coding sequence ATGGGACGCGGTCGCGCACGTGCGAAGCAGGCCAAAATCGCTCGCGAACTCAAATATCGCGCTCCCAGCACCGATCTCAGGGCACTCCAGCAGGAACTGGCGTCCGCTGACGACGACCCACGCCCTGCTTCGGCGGACATCCTGATCGACGAGGACGACACCGACGAACGGGAACGTCCGCTCGACCCGCAGTGA
- a CDS encoding S-adenosylmethionine decarboxylase family protein, whose protein sequence is MSNPAELATEGIDVDDLCSYAVDVWVSDHSILTDEQRLLKVLRDAADKGNAKVLGEASHVFPNGAVTAILLLSASHLSIHTWPEFSLANVDLLAYGRLNGERMMQSVELGLSPTRINVTRMLRAVH, encoded by the coding sequence ATGAGTAATCCCGCGGAACTCGCCACCGAAGGTATAGACGTCGACGACCTGTGCTCCTACGCGGTCGACGTATGGGTGAGCGATCACAGCATTCTGACCGATGAGCAGCGCCTTCTGAAGGTGCTGCGCGACGCCGCGGACAAGGGCAACGCCAAGGTTCTCGGGGAGGCGTCGCATGTCTTCCCCAACGGCGCCGTGACCGCGATTCTTCTGCTTTCCGCGTCGCATCTGAGCATTCACACCTGGCCGGAATTCAGCCTTGCCAACGTCGATCTGCTCGCCTACGGCCGGCTGAACGGCGAGCGCATGATGCAGAGCGTCGAACTCGGGCTCTCCCCGACCAGGATCAACGTGACCCGGATGCTCCGGGCCGTGCACTGA
- a CDS encoding BtrH N-terminal domain-containing protein, whose translation MVRPSGDDPDFTALDCIAATFGTITAWLGRDPAVLGDDWGYRERPLSGSEWPLEDVATRRRTAEDVLAGWYGLTSRQIVHDGPREVGRYLGERLGEGTPVIVFVDAFHLPYTAQYRQQHHCHRVVLRATADDGYEVVDRYRGSLHEGTLDSRTLLAAVSAPELADGHRGDPDWRHRTIVVTPLPGPVTAPAADRFRASIARTATAYAAGAGETGLLRRSARRLREAPEGFAAPTPVGMISISAWFGELASQRALNARFLRLAATVCGMPALHEAAVTADALARQWETIRNYFFLRIRKGAPAVIRTAEMLDDIADQEKSWNSRFLELLERP comes from the coding sequence TTGGTAAGGCCGTCGGGGGACGACCCGGATTTCACCGCGCTGGATTGCATTGCCGCCACGTTCGGCACGATAACGGCCTGGCTCGGGCGCGATCCCGCCGTACTGGGCGACGACTGGGGCTACCGGGAGCGGCCGCTCAGCGGCTCGGAATGGCCCCTGGAGGACGTGGCGACCCGCCGGCGGACGGCGGAGGACGTCCTGGCCGGCTGGTACGGCCTGACGTCGCGCCAGATCGTGCACGACGGACCGCGGGAGGTCGGACGGTACCTCGGCGAACGACTGGGCGAGGGCACCCCCGTCATCGTGTTCGTCGACGCCTTCCACCTGCCCTACACCGCGCAGTACCGGCAGCAGCACCACTGTCACCGGGTGGTGCTGCGCGCCACCGCGGACGACGGCTACGAGGTGGTGGACCGCTACCGGGGCTCGCTCCACGAGGGCACCCTGGACAGCCGGACCCTGCTGGCGGCGGTGTCCGCGCCGGAACTGGCGGACGGCCACCGGGGCGACCCGGACTGGCGGCACCGCACCATCGTCGTCACACCATTGCCCGGCCCCGTCACCGCCCCCGCCGCCGACCGCTTCCGCGCATCGATCGCGCGGACCGCCACCGCCTACGCGGCCGGGGCCGGCGAGACGGGCCTGCTGCGCCGGAGCGCGCGCCGGCTGCGGGAGGCGCCGGAGGGGTTCGCCGCGCCCACGCCGGTGGGAATGATCTCGATCAGCGCCTGGTTCGGCGAGCTGGCCAGCCAGCGGGCGCTGAACGCGCGCTTCCTGCGGCTGGCGGCGACGGTCTGCGGGATGCCGGCGCTGCACGAGGCCGCCGTCACGGCGGACGCGCTCGCCCGGCAGTGGGAGACCATTCGCAACTATTTCTTTCTCCGGATACGAAAAGGCGCTCCGGCCGTGATCCGCACAGCCGAAATGCTCGACGATATCGCGGACCAGGAAAAAAGCTGGAACAGCCGTTTTCTGGAATTGCTGGAACGCCCTTAG
- a CDS encoding GNAT family N-acetyltransferase: MWSSIVTNARGRHRRLSADRVLNDVADAVRLQEGPPGVRSILRAIRRLAPASTKDISRAVGLPVPIVAAVGNELRSRGLITHERPSQLTPAGRAVVTELGMDLTLDATCHTCDGRELVIPEVLEEAVARLDAVMGDGPAADMTLDQSKCTSETKVRRVLALLSAGTLPGGSLLLIGDDDLISLAVAVVGDVLGAPLVDQVTVVDISPDILGYIERVSADLGTRIETVQHDLRNPLPEGLHRQFDVAMTDPPYTPEGARLFLSRAVEGLRQGPAHSIFFSFGGKSPDEMLQVQREIMELGLVTNGYIRNFNEYEGSGILGGVGFFQHLLTTSATAPSQEGGYQGPLYTGDKRSRQRMYECVACGEMVRVGAGAKWTSVGVLRAEGCPNCGKGPFRPGPLVPLGAENQHRQPEDRTRQPAVPAPDTDGGPRPRSAPGPVEEAAVPEAAGEAAVPGTAEEAAALEAFEEPAPSVLADRTWRPPTPDERALLEQRAAPYVTRQAGEHDLPVIGAFEVDIARVSFGGDAVDDPLRHRTRLARAMEKSREGMFVAHRPGDPAIGWLWVSINQNTMTGDRYANFRSLAVAPVERRAEIAELLISSGLDFAVRHGLSEVVGRVHVANVPMRTLYRKFGFTPTNLVMKLRLPAADDSPPAVRRDPSHAER; this comes from the coding sequence ATGTGGAGCAGCATTGTGACGAACGCCCGCGGACGACACCGCCGTCTCAGCGCCGACCGAGTGCTCAATGACGTCGCGGACGCCGTCAGGCTCCAGGAGGGGCCTCCGGGTGTGCGGTCGATCCTGCGTGCCATCCGCCGGCTGGCTCCGGCCTCCACCAAGGACATCAGCCGGGCGGTCGGGCTTCCCGTGCCGATCGTGGCGGCCGTGGGGAACGAACTGCGCAGCCGCGGGCTGATCACCCACGAGCGGCCGTCGCAGCTCACCCCGGCCGGCCGGGCCGTCGTCACCGAGCTGGGCATGGATCTCACCCTGGACGCCACCTGCCACACCTGTGACGGGCGGGAACTGGTGATCCCGGAGGTGCTGGAGGAAGCCGTCGCCCGGCTGGACGCCGTCATGGGGGACGGCCCGGCCGCCGACATGACGCTCGACCAGTCCAAGTGCACCTCCGAGACCAAGGTGCGGCGGGTCCTGGCGCTGCTGTCGGCCGGCACGCTGCCCGGCGGCTCGCTGCTCCTGATCGGCGACGACGACCTGATCTCGCTGGCGGTCGCCGTGGTGGGGGACGTGCTCGGCGCGCCGCTCGTCGACCAGGTGACGGTGGTCGACATCTCGCCCGACATCCTCGGTTACATCGAGCGGGTGTCGGCGGATCTCGGTACCCGCATAGAGACGGTGCAGCACGATCTGCGGAATCCGCTGCCGGAAGGACTGCACCGTCAGTTCGATGTCGCGATGACCGATCCGCCGTACACACCGGAGGGCGCCCGGCTGTTCCTCTCGCGTGCGGTGGAGGGACTTCGCCAGGGGCCGGCCCACAGCATCTTCTTCTCGTTCGGTGGAAAGAGCCCGGACGAAATGCTCCAGGTGCAGCGCGAAATCATGGAACTCGGTCTCGTCACCAACGGATACATCCGCAACTTCAACGAGTACGAGGGCAGCGGAATTCTCGGCGGTGTCGGATTCTTCCAGCATCTGCTGACCACGAGCGCGACCGCGCCCTCCCAGGAAGGCGGCTACCAGGGTCCCCTCTACACGGGTGACAAGCGCTCGCGGCAGCGGATGTACGAGTGCGTGGCCTGCGGTGAGATGGTCCGGGTCGGCGCGGGGGCGAAGTGGACCTCGGTCGGCGTGCTGCGCGCGGAGGGCTGTCCGAACTGCGGCAAGGGTCCCTTCCGTCCCGGCCCGCTGGTGCCCCTCGGAGCGGAGAACCAGCACCGGCAGCCGGAGGACCGGACCCGGCAACCGGCGGTCCCGGCCCCGGACACCGACGGCGGCCCGCGGCCCCGGAGCGCGCCGGGGCCCGTCGAGGAGGCCGCCGTACCGGAGGCAGCCGGGGAGGCCGCCGTACCGGGAACCGCCGAGGAGGCAGCCGCGCTGGAGGCCTTCGAGGAGCCGGCCCCGTCCGTCCTCGCCGACCGGACCTGGCGGCCCCCCACCCCGGACGAGCGTGCCCTGCTGGAGCAACGGGCGGCTCCCTACGTCACCCGGCAGGCCGGCGAGCACGACCTGCCGGTGATCGGGGCCTTCGAGGTCGACATCGCGCGTGTCTCCTTCGGCGGTGACGCCGTGGACGATCCCCTGCGGCACCGCACACGTCTGGCGCGCGCGATGGAGAAGTCCAGGGAAGGGATGTTCGTCGCGCACCGGCCGGGCGACCCGGCGATCGGCTGGCTGTGGGTCAGCATCAACCAGAACACGATGACCGGTGACCGGTACGCGAACTTCCGCTCGCTGGCCGTGGCCCCGGTGGAGCGCCGGGCCGAGATCGCGGAGCTGCTGATCTCCTCGGGGCTGGACTTCGCCGTACGGCACGGGCTCAGCGAGGTCGTCGGCCGGGTGCACGTCGCCAACGTGCCGATGCGCACCCTGTACCGGAAGTTCGGTTTCACCCCGACCAACCTGGTGATGAAGCTGCGCCTGCCCGCGGCGGACGACAGCCCGCCGGCCGTACGGCGGGATCCGAGCCATGCCGAGCGCTGA